One segment of Castanea sativa cultivar Marrone di Chiusa Pesio chromosome 3, ASM4071231v1 DNA contains the following:
- the LOC142627559 gene encoding cytochrome P450 86B1-like, producing MQSHISSNYHPNTMINPTNLSSFSASDELATGNFVSRRLFFLKHIQIIELFIAFFVFIAIHSLRQKKHHGLPIWPVLGMLPSLVSGLRDNMYDWISDILINQNGTFMFKGPSFSSLNCVVTSDPRNIEHLLKTKFPNFPKGPFFRDTVRDLLGNGIFSADDETWQRQRKTASIEFHSAKFRQLTTESLLELVHSRLLPVLENSIKQSLTIDLQDILLRLTFDNVCMIAFGVDPGCLRPGLPEIPFAKAFEDATEATVLRFVTPTCIWKIMRYFNLGMEKKLKNSIKGVDEFAEDVIRTRKKELSLQFDNNMSKKRSDLLTVFMGLKDEDGHPFSNRFLRDICVNFILAGRDTSSVALSWFFWLLHQNPMVEERILEEICGIVSEREEVKKGECQSVIFRPEEIKKMDYLQAALSDALRLYPSVPVDHKEVVEDDIFPDGTILKKGTKVIYAIYAMGRMEGIWGKDCREFKPERWLRDGRFISESAYKFTAFNGGPRLCLGKDFAYYQMKFVAASVIYRYHVKVVEKHPVEPKLALTMYMKHGLKVILYRRDESEIQKYLKTN from the exons ATGCAATCTCACATTTCTTCTAATTATCATCCCAACACCATGATCAACCCTACCAATCTCTCCTCCTTCTCCGCCTCTGATGAACTTGCCACCGGAAACTTCGTTTCCCGACGCCTCTTTTTCTTGAAACATATCCAAATTATAGAGCTTTTcattgctttttttgttttcatagcCATTCATTCCCTAAGGCAAAAGAAGCATCATGGCCTACCTATTTGGCCAGTCCTAGGAATGTTACCTTCCTTGGTGAGTGGCCTTCGAGATAATATGTACGACTGGATATCCGACATTCTTATCAATCAAAATGGAACATTTATGTTCAAAGGCCCTTCATTTAGTAGTCTCAACTGTGTTGTCACCTCGGACCCTCGTAACATAGAGCATCTTCTCAAGACCAAGTTCCCCAATTTCCCTAAAGGACCATTCTTTCGAGACACTGTTCGTGATCTTCTTGGTAACGGGATATTTAGTGCCGACGATGAAACTTGGCAACGACAAAGGAAGACAGCAAGCATTGAATTCCACTCAGCTAAGTTCAGGCAATTGACGACCGAGTCATTGCTTGAACTTGTTCACTCTAGACTCCTTCCTGTGTTAGAGAATTCAATCAAACAGTCCCTTACTATTGATCTCCAAGACATTTTATTACGGTTAACTTTTGATAATGTATGCATGATAGCATTTGGGGTTGATCCTGGTTGTTTACGCCCCGGTTTGCCTGAAATACCATTTGCTAAAGCCTTCGAGGACGCAACAGAAGCCACGGTGCTACGTTTTGTGACACCGACATGTATATGGAAGATCATGAGATATTTCAACTTGGGGATGGAGAAGAAGCTAAAGAATTCAATAAAAGGAGTAGATGAGTTTGCTGAGGATGTGATTCGGACAAGAAAGAAGGAGCTCTCTTTGCAATTTGACAATAATATGTCGAAGAAAAGGTCCGACCTCTTGACAGTGTTTATGGGGCTGAAAGATGAGGATGGACACCCTTTTTCGAACAGGTTCTTGAGGGATATTTGCGTGAACTTTATACTTGCTGGGAGAGACACTTCTTCGGTGGCATTGAGCTGGTTTTTCTGGCTGCTTCATCAGAATCCGATGGTGGAGGAAAGAATTCTTGAAGAGATATGTGGGATAGTGAGTGAAAGAGAGGAGGTAAAAAAAGGAGAGTGCCAAAGTGTGATCTTCCGACCAGAGGAGATAAAGAAGATGGATTATTTACAGGCTGCTCTATCCGATGCTCTCAGGTTATATCCTTCAGTGCCAGTAGATCACAAGGAG GTTGTTGAAGATGACATATTTCCAGACGGGACAATATTGAAGAAAGGAACAAAAGTGATATATGCAATATATGCAATGGGTAGAATGGAAGGCATATGGGGAAAGGACTGTAGAGAGTTTAAGCCAGAGAGATGGCTAAGAGATGGGAGGTTCATCAGTGAGTCTGCCTACAAGTTTACAGCCTTCAATGGTGGCCCTCGCCTTTGCTTGGGAAAAGATTTTGCTTACTATCAAATGAAATTCGTTGCTGCCTCTGTCATTTATCGCTATCATGTTAAAGTGGTGGAGAAGCATCCTGTGGAACCAAAACTAGCATTAACTATGTACATGAAGCATGGATTGAAGGTCATTCTTTATAGGCGTGATGAGTCCGAGATTCAAAAGTACCTCAAGACTAATTAA